The Mesoterricola silvestris sequence GCGCCGCGTCCCCGCGGCCCGACTGGCTCGAACTCCCCCTGCCCTCCCCGAAGCCGGCCGCCGCCACTCCCCCGCCCGCCGCCAAGCCCGACGCCGCCAAGCCCCCCATCCCCCCCAGCATCGAGGAGCGCCTCCGCGGCCTCAAACGCTTCCGCGACCAGGACCTGATCACCGAAGCCGAATACGTCAAACAAAAACAAGACCTCCTGAAGGAGTACACCCGGGGGAACGACTAGCCCGGCTGCGTCGTCGTACGGGTCCCGGACCTGCGCCCCGTTTCGTCATCGCCGGACAAGCCGGCGATGACGGAGGTGGGGGAAGGGACGTGGGGGCTCGGCTGCGCGCATTTGCTTCGTTGGGCCGAAGGGGTGGGCGGAACGTAATGGCCATCCTGGAGGGCCCTGGCTTGGAGGGCGGCCTCAAGAATTGGTGGAATCGCTTCGCGTGATGCGTTGGGGTGGTGGTGGGCGCCGAAGCTGATCGGTTCGGGGACGGATCTGACGAAGGCGAGGTCGCGTAGGTGACGCTTGATCCGATCAGCCATCGGCGCGAACCCACATCCTCCACGAACCTCGCGAAGCGAGCCCCCACGGTGGGTCGGGGCCAATGGGTGACAACCCAGGCCCATCCGCGGGGTGGGATCTTTCCGTTGCCGCGGGCCCCGCCCGCGGCAACGACCCGGGGCGAGGATCCGGGCCCCGTACGCCCACTCCCCCGGCAGCCTACCGCAGGAAGATCCGGGGGTCGATGCGGGCGTTGTTGAGGCTGAGGGACCAGTGGAGGTGGGGGCCGGTGGCGCGGCCGGTGCTGCCGACGCGGCCCAGGGGGTCGCCGGGTTTTAGGACCTGGCCTTCCTTCACGAGCACCTTCGAGAGGTGGGCGAAGAGGCTCACCACGCCTTCGCCGTGGGCCAGGTACACGGCGTTGCCGCTGAAGAAGAAGTCGCCGGTGAGCACCACCACGCCGGCGGCGGGGGCCCGCACCAGTTGGCCGGCGCCGGCCTTGATGTCCAGGCCGGAGTGGGGGGCGCGGGGCTCGCCGTTGAAGAAACGGCGCAGGCCGAAGGAGGACGTGAGGGCGCCGGCGGTGGGGCGCTGGAATTCCAGGGTGGGGGTGAGGCCCTCGGGCCAGGCCACCCAGGCGGGCTTGGACAGGGCGGCCTCGCGGGCGATGCGGGCCTCGTCCTCGGGGGACGGGTTCACCTGGCGGGTGTTCTTGAGGGTGACGTGCTGTTCGGGGTAGCGCTTGTCCCGGATGGTGAAGGGCACCGGGGCTCCGGCGGCGTCCACCTGATCGGGGCCGGGTTTGGCGGAGAGCGGGATGCCCACCACCGCCTCCCACCCGCGGGCGCCCTTGCGCACCAGGACGGGCTCGCCGTGGTACGAGGCCTTGGGGCCGGGCACCGCCACCAGGGCCACGCCCCCGGGCACGGGCGAGGCCCTGAAGGGCAGCGCGGCGAGGACGGCGGGGAGCAGCAGGGCCGGGATCATCCCTGAACCGTAGCATAGGTTAGTCTGTAGCCTCCATGATCCGTCCCCCGGCCAAACCCTGGTTCACCCTGGGCCTCTGCGGCCTCCTGGCGCTGGGCCTGGCCGCGGCCCGGAACCTCGCGCGGCCGCGGTACGTTCCCCCTTCCCGGGTGGAGGACGCGGTGCTGCGCATCGCCATCAACCTCACCCCCAACACCCTGGACTGGAACCTGAGCAGCGACTTCAGCCCGCCCAACTACACCGTCGCCCGCGCCACCATGCGGGGCCTCTACACCTGGAACGCCTCCCAGGAACTGGTGCTGGACGTGGCCCGGTCCTGCGACGTGAACGACCCGGGGCGGCCCCGCACCTACACCTTCCACCTGCGGGACGACGTGTTCTGGTCCGACGGGGCCCCGCTGCGCGCCGAGGATTTCGTGCTGGGCTGGCGCCGCGCCCTGGACGGGAAGGAGAGCAAATACTTCAGCGACATCGTGGGGGTGCGGGACTACCTGGCCCTGCCCCCGGGCCCGGGGCGCGAGGGGGCCCTGGCGCGGGTGGGCTTCCGGGCCCTGGATCCCCGCACCTTCCAGGTGAGCCTGGCGGCGCCCAGGACCTACTTCCCCGGCTACCTGGCGGGGGTCTACGCCTTCTACCCCGCCCCCTCCCACCGCCTGCAGGGCCTCACCGAGGAACGGATCCGCGCCTACTACCGGCGCACCGCCGGCGGAGACCCCCTGGCCCTGGGGCCCTACCGCATCCGGGAGTGGAACCGCCTGGACGAGAGCATCGACCTCGAGCTCAACCCCCACTACCCCGCCCTGTCCGGGCGCGTCCCCCGGGTGCTGCTGTTCCCCTCGGACCTGGCCACGATGCTCTACGACCAGGGCCGGGTGGATTTCAATTTCCTGGACGACGGACCCTCCACCTTCCGGCACCCCGCGGACCGCCGCCAGGCCGCGCTGTGGAGCACCTTCTGGATGGGCCTCAGCACCCGGCTGCTCCCCCTGGACGTGCGCCGCGCCATCGCCATGGCCCTGGACCGGAAGGCCCTGGGCGAGCACGTCCTGCCACGCTTCCGCGCGGCCTCCCAGCTCCTGCCGGAGGGCTTTCCGGGGCGCCTGCGGGAGGGCGACCCCCGCCTGGGGGCCCTGCCCCCCCTGGACCGGGCCGAGGCCCGGCGCCTGGTGGCGCGGGCGGGGTGGACGGGCCGGGAGCTCACCCTGGCGTACCACGAGAACGGCACCTTCCTGCCCGAGGCGGCCCTGGCCGAGGGCGTGCGGGTCCAGCTCGCGCAGGTGGGCCTGCGGGTGCGCCTGGTGGGCACCCGCTCCATGGCCGAGGAGATGCTCACCCCGGACCGCCGGGCCCGGCACGAACTGCATTTCCGGCGCACCGGCGCCGACTTCCCCCACCCCCAGGAATTCCTCCTCCCCTTCACCTACGGCGGCGACCCCGCCCAGGACAACGGCAGCTACACCGGCTTCGAGGCCGGGGGCGCCGGCCCCGCCTACCGCCGCTTCGAGCGGGAGGCCCAGGCCACCGCGGAGGTGGGCCCCGCGGCCATGGCGGACCACGCCTGGGAGGCCCAGCGCATCCTCCTGGCCGAGGAGGTGGCCCTGGTGCCCCTCTTCTACCCGGACCGCTACTTCCGCACCCGGCCCTGGCTGCGGGAGCTCACCATCGACCCCTTCAACTTCATCGACTTCACGAGGCTCACCTGCAGCCTCCCGGTGAAGCCGTGAGGATGCGCATCCTGCGGGACCTGGCCATCATCC is a genomic window containing:
- a CDS encoding ABC transporter substrate-binding protein, which translates into the protein MIRPPAKPWFTLGLCGLLALGLAAARNLARPRYVPPSRVEDAVLRIAINLTPNTLDWNLSSDFSPPNYTVARATMRGLYTWNASQELVLDVARSCDVNDPGRPRTYTFHLRDDVFWSDGAPLRAEDFVLGWRRALDGKESKYFSDIVGVRDYLALPPGPGREGALARVGFRALDPRTFQVSLAAPRTYFPGYLAGVYAFYPAPSHRLQGLTEERIRAYYRRTAGGDPLALGPYRIREWNRLDESIDLELNPHYPALSGRVPRVLLFPSDLATMLYDQGRVDFNFLDDGPSTFRHPADRRQAALWSTFWMGLSTRLLPLDVRRAIAMALDRKALGEHVLPRFRAASQLLPEGFPGRLREGDPRLGALPPLDRAEARRLVARAGWTGRELTLAYHENGTFLPEAALAEGVRVQLAQVGLRVRLVGTRSMAEEMLTPDRRARHELHFRRTGADFPHPQEFLLPFTYGGDPAQDNGSYTGFEAGGAGPAYRRFEREAQATAEVGPAAMADHAWEAQRILLAEEVALVPLFYPDRYFRTRPWLRELTIDPFNFIDFTRLTCSLPVKP
- a CDS encoding peptidoglycan DD-metalloendopeptidase family protein: MIPALLLPAVLAALPFRASPVPGGVALVAVPGPKASYHGEPVLVRKGARGWEAVVGIPLSAKPGPDQVDAAGAPVPFTIRDKRYPEQHVTLKNTRQVNPSPEDEARIAREAALSKPAWVAWPEGLTPTLEFQRPTAGALTSSFGLRRFFNGEPRAPHSGLDIKAGAGQLVRAPAAGVVVLTGDFFFSGNAVYLAHGEGVVSLFAHLSKVLVKEGQVLKPGDPLGRVGSTGRATGPHLHWSLSLNNARIDPRIFLR